A stretch of Caenorhabditis elegans chromosome IV DNA encodes these proteins:
- the srx-19 gene encoding 7TM GPCR serpentine receptor class x (Srx) domain-containing protein (Confirmed by transcript evidence), with the protein MMSDQMIDAMITVVIMTFGLITNIIVLLTARKMSSMRSSFGIITKNQAVCNILMCLLFLIFVGPLHFTSLKLPYKASRFVGTVSMIIYEIAAQLNFFNSLNRFCAVYMIFLYDRIFSNFNTYMLRNFAVVVSIGMCFTFYEFLGCYLYFEQESWLFSYPENDVRCDQLTWYCDFIFNMSLVVATLFLNLLAAYKARKLHRIVSDSTGVGMSKDQRQREFNFIRQSFFQGLSMSVALIFYRITAPMLENQILLFLDANLWAFMLAFEGGIILLSNQEMMQAVKKKRHELISSVFVLDI; encoded by the exons atgatGTCCGATCAAATGATTGATGCAATGATCACCGTTGTG aTAATGACATTTGGATTGATCACAAACATCATCGTTCTGCTGACAGCTCGAAAAATGAGCTCAATGAGAAGCTCATTTggaattatcacaaaaaatcaagctGTTTGCAACATTCTCATGTGTCTTTTGTTCCTTATTTTTGTTGGACCATTGCACTTCAC ATCCCTTAAACTTCCCTACAAAGCATCTCGTTTCGTTGGAACTGTGTCGATGATAATCTACGAAATAGCTGCTCAactcaactttttcaactCTTTGAACCGTTTTTGTGCGGTCTATATGATCTTCCTCTACgacagaattttctcgaacttCAACACGTACATGTTGAGAAACTTTGCCGTTGTCGTTTCCATCGGAATGTGTTTTACATTCTATGAATTTCTCGGCTGCTACCTTTACTTTGAACAAGAATCTTGGCTGTTCTCGTACCCGGAGAATGATGTTCGTTGTGATCAACTCACTTGGTATTgtgatttcattttcaacatgTCCCTGGTTGTTGCCACactgtttttgaatttgttggCAGCATATAAAGCCAGAAAACTTCATCGAATAGTGTCAGATAGTACTGGAGTTGGAATGTCAAAGGATCAACGACAAAGAGAATTTAACTTCATTCGACAATCATTCTTTCAAGGTTTATCGATGAGTGTTGCGTTGATTTTTTATCGGATTACTGCACCAATGCTCGAAAACCAAATATTACTGTTTCTGGATGCAAATTTGTGGGCTTTCATGTTGGCTTTTGAAGG aggtaTAATCTTATTGTCCAACCAGGAAATGATGCAAGCCGTCAAGAAAAAGAGGCACG aactaatATCGTCAGTCTTCGTACTGGACATCTAA